The Streptococcus sanguinis genome contains the following window.
CCCAGATGCTGCAGGACATGCGCCATTTCATCGTTTCTCCTGTCAATGTCAGAGGCTGGGACATCGTGAATAACAAACTAATCGCCCTCATTCCCTACTTGATTCCTTTTGTGATATTGGCTCTAGGTTTGTTCTTCTTTAATAAAAATGCTAAGAGATTTGCGGAGATTTTATAATGTCAAATAATATTGCAGTAAAAGTCGACCATGTAAGTAAATTCTTTCGATTGCCTACTGAGGCTACTCAGAGTTTGAGAACCAGTTTAGTCAATCGTTTTAAGGGGATCAAAGGCTACAAAGAACAGCATGTTTTGAAAGATATTTCCTTTGAAGTTGAAAAAGGGGACTTCTACGGAATTGTCGGCCGCAATGGCTCTGGTAAGTCCACCCTTCTGAAAATTATCTCTGAGATTTATATTCCGGAGAAGGGCAAGGTAACTATTGACGGTAAGTTGGTTTCTTTTATTGAGCTGGGTGTCGGTTTTAATCCAGAACTAACTGGCCGCGAAAATGTCTATATGAATGGTGCCATGCTGGGATTCTCAACAGAAGAAGTAGATGCCATGTACGATGATATCGTGGAGTTTGCTGAGCTGGGCGAGTTTATGAACCAAAAGCTCAAGAACTACTCCAGCGGTATGCAAGTGCGTCTGGCCTTTTCTGTGGCCATCAAGGCTCAGGGTGATATTCTGATTTTGGATGAGGTCTTGGCTGTTGGAGACGAAGCCTTTCAGCGTAAGTGTAATGACTACTTCAAAGATCGTAAGGAGTCGGGCAAGACGACCATTCTGGTGACCCATGACATGGGAGCTGTTAAAAAGTATTGTAATAAGGCTGTCTTGATTGAAAATGGCTTGGTCAAGGCTATCGGTAATCCTGATGATGTGGCCAACCAGTACAGTCTGGACAATGCGACTGAAACAAAAGCCATGAATGAAGGATTCCAGGTTGAGAATGCAGCAGTTTCTGATTTGAAGGTTAAGCTCTTGCATTCGCCTCAGATTTCACCTGAACAAGAGATTGAATTTGAAATTTCTTATCGGGTAAATCAAGACCTACCGACCTATGTTTCCTTTTCTCTGACAGATATCGATCGAACTATCTGGCTTTACAATGATAATTCCATGGATCAGCCAACAGAAGGACCTGGACAGAAGTGCTTGACTTACAAGTGTCATGTGTCACAGATAAATAACGCTAAGTTAAAACTGCAGGTTTCGGTGAGGGATCAAGAAGAACAAATTTTAGCCTTTGCAGACTCTCAGAACAACCCAGTTATCTTAGTCAATCGTCAGGATATTAAGGATGACGATGTCTCTGCTAAGGATTCTGCCACTGGCTTAATCCAGCGTAATGGCAGTTGGAAGATTTCTCAATCATAAAGAATAAGGTATTTTCATGGAACGAATATTACTCTATGTTCATTTCAATAAATGCAATCATATAAGCGGTCATGTCTTCTATCAATTGGAGCAGCTAAAGCCGCTTTTTTCTAAGATTATTTTTATTTCAAATAGTCCTTTGAGCAATGAGGACAAATGCCGGCTGAGAGAAGACTTGGGCATTTCTGACTTGCTTGAGCGAGACAACCGAGGCTTTGACTTTGCGGCTTGGCGTGACGGTATGGACTGGCTGGGTTTTGACACTTTGCAGAACTCAGATTCTCTGACTCTCATGAACGACACTTGCTTTGGTCCGCTATGGGATTTAGAGCCGATTTATAAGCGCTTTGAAGCGGATTCGCAAGTCGATTTTTGGGGAATGACTAATTTCCGCAAGACTAAGTATTTTGAAGAACACCTGCAGAGCTACTTTGTCACCTTTAAGCAGTCAGTTCTTAAAGACAAGGTTTTCTATGAATTTTGGTCTCAGGTAGAAGATTTTACTGACGTTCAAGATGTGATAGACCATTACGAGACCCAGTTTACCAAGCGCTTTGTAGAGGCGGGATTCAGTTATCAAGCTCTCCTTGATACCCGTCAGGAAGAAGCAGGAGAATTGGTTCATCCAGACTTTTCCTACTATAAGCCACTTAAGATTCTGGAAGCGAAGCTTCCTTTTCTAAAGGTCAAGGCTCTCACGGGTAATCCTTTTTTGGCTAGGTATTTGCTGGAAGATCTTGAAACCAACTCATCCTATCCGACTTCCCTGATTAGGGAACACCTGTTCTATCATTTTGGTCCAGACCTTCCTTGTTTGCTAGAGGATAAGTATTTGTCTCAGGCAACTTCGAACTATCGGACAGATCAGCCTGTCCTCCTGCATATCCATGTAACGGATTTTTCTATTTTTCAGCAGTATCAGAACAAGCTATTCTCTCTATCGTCTCAGTACCAGTACTTAGTGACAACAGATCAGCCAGAAGTGCTGAAACAGCTGCAGACAGCGCTGGCTCATCTGGACAATAAAGTTCAGCTTGTCCTAAGTCAGAAATCGCATCCCTTGCTTGCCATGCTAGAGCAGAATGAAATTCTGCAAAAATATGCTTATATCGGCCATCTATCTACTCATAGATTGGTGGAGAATCAGACTGTTTTTGACCAAGCTATGCGCTCTGATTTGATAAATATGATGGTGGATTATGCGGATGCAAGTATAGAAGCGCTAGCGCAGGAGTCTGCTGTAGGTCTGGTTATTCCGGATTTGCCGCGCCTAGTCAGAGATGGCTTGTTTGAGTCAGAGCCGCCGCGTCCAAGGCTATCTGCTGTCTGGCAGGAAGCTGGTTTACATAAGTCTTTTGACTTTATAACTGCCCCTTCTCTGACGAGAGTCTATGGCGGCTTCTTATGGTTCAAATATTCTGCTTGGGCTAGTGTGTTCCAGATGAAGAGCTTAGAAAGTTTGCCATCCTCTGAGCAGGAGTTTTCTGATGTTTTAGAGCATTTATTGGTTTATCTAGCTTGGGACAGTCATTATGACTTCAAGATTATGCCCTTATCTTCCCTCCCCTCTTTACTGGACTTGCAGAGGAAAAGGGAAGAGTTGACCGAGCAAAAAGAAAAATTAAGTCAGAAAAATTTATCTCAAAAGATACGAAATCGTTTGTTCAATCTTTTAAAGAAAAAGTGAGATTCTTAATTCACAAAAATCTCGCTAGAGAATATAACTATTTACCAGAAAGAAAAATGAAATTTTTACTCAAACACTATAAGCAGTTCTCATACCTGCTAATTAGTTTTTTACTTTTAGATACAGTCGCTGTTACAACAGTCTTACTATTGGAGGAAGGCGAAGATTTGCGGAATTATCCAGCCTTGTGGCTGGCCTTTCTGATGCTGCTCCCTCTTTTGTTTGGCTTGGGCAAGCTTTTGTCTCAGCTCTTCAGCAAAAGATTCTTTATATGGTCAGCTATTATTTACGCTCTCTATACAGGATTTTCTTACTTACTGACAGTAACGCAGCATGTCAATGATTTTGAGTTCAAAGCAGATCGAGTGTTTAGCAATCATTTTTGGCAGTTTAACTCCCTACCTGGCTTGCTTTTGATTTTCTTATTTGCTTATAGTTTTATTCATTTTCCAAAGCTTAAAAAACGCTTCCCAGGTAAGTTCCTGCAAGTTACTAAGAAAAACAGAGAGGTGCTGGAAAATCTTTTTCTATCTCAGCTCTTCCTATTTCTTGCTTTGATGGACAATAAGATGCCGGAATTGCTGCATCACCAAAGCTATTTAGTGAATTTCCTTGAGGAAGGCAGGTTGGAAATAACGCAGAACTTTATGCTAACTTTCCTCTGCCTTATCGCACTTATCTTTATCCTGCTTTCTTTTCCAAGCTTTCTAGCTGTTAAGGGATTGCGCGATCTCGCTCAGAATAAGGCCAGTGTTTCTGTTGCTTTGGTGCTAAGTGCATCATTTGCCCTTATATTTAACTATACTATCCAAAATAGTATCCGAGGAGATGTGATTGTTTTGGATCAGTACCTTTTCACTGGAGCCAGTCTCTTTCAAATCATTGTCTTTTTCATGATTTTTATGGCTCTTTACCTAATTTTCAATCATTTTCTCCTGCCAACCATGCTGATAACAGCCTTAGTGGTGATTGCCACCATAGCTAGCAGTCTGAAATTCCAGTATCGCCAAGAGCCAATTTTGCCTAGCGATATGGTCTGGCTGAGAAATCCTAAGACCCTCTTTGATTTTCTTGGAGGGAATTATGGATTTTATGCTATCTTGGGACTAGTTGCTCTAGGCGCTCTCTATTGGTATTTGCGCAAGAAAATCTTGCCAGGAAAGCTCATTACTGTTCTTAAATACCAGCTCCTCTTGCTAGTCCTGCCCCTGGTCTTTTTCTTGGGAGTCATGGATATATTTGCCA
Protein-coding sequences here:
- a CDS encoding ABC transporter ATP-binding protein; the protein is MSNNIAVKVDHVSKFFRLPTEATQSLRTSLVNRFKGIKGYKEQHVLKDISFEVEKGDFYGIVGRNGSGKSTLLKIISEIYIPEKGKVTIDGKLVSFIELGVGFNPELTGRENVYMNGAMLGFSTEEVDAMYDDIVEFAELGEFMNQKLKNYSSGMQVRLAFSVAIKAQGDILILDEVLAVGDEAFQRKCNDYFKDRKESGKTTILVTHDMGAVKKYCNKAVLIENGLVKAIGNPDDVANQYSLDNATETKAMNEGFQVENAAVSDLKVKLLHSPQISPEQEIEFEISYRVNQDLPTYVSFSLTDIDRTIWLYNDNSMDQPTEGPGQKCLTYKCHVSQINNAKLKLQVSVRDQEEQILAFADSQNNPVILVNRQDIKDDDVSAKDSATGLIQRNGSWKISQS
- a CDS encoding lipopolysaccharide biosynthesis protein, with the translated sequence MERILLYVHFNKCNHISGHVFYQLEQLKPLFSKIIFISNSPLSNEDKCRLREDLGISDLLERDNRGFDFAAWRDGMDWLGFDTLQNSDSLTLMNDTCFGPLWDLEPIYKRFEADSQVDFWGMTNFRKTKYFEEHLQSYFVTFKQSVLKDKVFYEFWSQVEDFTDVQDVIDHYETQFTKRFVEAGFSYQALLDTRQEEAGELVHPDFSYYKPLKILEAKLPFLKVKALTGNPFLARYLLEDLETNSSYPTSLIREHLFYHFGPDLPCLLEDKYLSQATSNYRTDQPVLLHIHVTDFSIFQQYQNKLFSLSSQYQYLVTTDQPEVLKQLQTALAHLDNKVQLVLSQKSHPLLAMLEQNEILQKYAYIGHLSTHRLVENQTVFDQAMRSDLINMMVDYADASIEALAQESAVGLVIPDLPRLVRDGLFESEPPRPRLSAVWQEAGLHKSFDFITAPSLTRVYGGFLWFKYSAWASVFQMKSLESLPSSEQEFSDVLEHLLVYLAWDSHYDFKIMPLSSLPSLLDLQRKREELTEQKEKLSQKNLSQKIRNRLFNLLKKK